From one Lycium ferocissimum isolate CSIRO_LF1 chromosome 5, AGI_CSIRO_Lferr_CH_V1, whole genome shotgun sequence genomic stretch:
- the LOC132055880 gene encoding uncharacterized protein LOC132055880, which yields MDPTLKKQPKPTPFSATISTTNTKPHHPPDPTLSPTVQNISTHFSKLYANHKILKSGHSRHPPVDTHLQAKTLAAANTVFDSSCSALTKSKSQHMGRRYVVDGQKDIDKAIVLHEKGEIKKVPNKEKELKKEVDVKRALALLSKSQDSEQLKGFQQGVSDNKIKRTYFSRRKSFSCTQAELADFFSCNGVKVVSVDMPPFMQIHAVDFARKAHDSLEKFSSKSLGFSLKKEFDGVYGPAWHCIVGTSFGSFVTHSVGGFIYFSMDHKLYVLLFKTTVQKAESG from the exons ATGGATCCCACCCTCAAAAAGCAACCTAAACCTACCCCTTTCTCAGCCACCATCTCCACCACCAACACTAAACCCCACCACCCACCGGATCCCACTCTCTCACCCACTGTCCAAAACATCTCTACTCACTTCTCTAAGCTCTATGCAAACCACAAAATACTCAAATCTGGTCATAGTAGACATCCTCCTGTTGACACTCATTTACAGGCCAAAACTCTTGCTGCTGCTAACACTGTTTTTGATTCCTCTTGCTCTGCTTTGACCAAGTCAAAGAGCCAACATATGGGGAGGAGATATGTGGTAGATGGGCAAAAAGATATTGATAAAGCTATTGTCTTGCACGAAAAAGGTGAAATCAAGAAAGTACCTAACAAGGAGAAGGAGTTGAAGAAAGAGGTGGATGTTAAAAGGGCATTAGCACTGTTATCCAAGAGTCAAGATAGTGAACAGTTGAAGGGGTTTCAACAAGGGGTTAGTGATAATAAGATCAAAAGGACATATTTTTCTAGGAGGAAATCATTCAGCTGCACACAGGCTGAGTTAGCTGATTTCTTCTCTTGCAATGGTGTTAAAGTTGTGTCTGTGGATATGCCACCATTTATGCAGATTCATGCTGTAGATTTTGCAAGAAAAGCTCATGATAGCTTGGAAAAGTTCTCATCCAAATCCCTTGGATTTTCCCTCAAAAAG gAGTTTGATGGGGTCTATGGACCAGCATGGCATTGTATAGTAGGGACCAGTTTTGGTTCTTTTGTCACACATTCAGTAGGTGGTTTCATCTATTTCTCCATGGATCACAAGCTATATGTACTCCTATTCAAGACTACCGTGCAAAAAGCAGAATCAGGTTGA